In the genome of Pelagibacterium nitratireducens, one region contains:
- a CDS encoding iron chelate uptake ABC transporter family permease subunit, whose translation MARRRIAPEYILAGLAVLTVITIVLFMTVGARGSWGFVLSFRGTKVLTMVLVAYAIGLSTVMFQTVMQNRILTPSIMGFDSLYVLIQTATVFLFGGLAAATVHPYIKFSIELGAMLVFSGLLCLWMFSGRHRSLHLMVLVGIVIGTLFRSMSNFMVRIIDPNEFARIQDSLFASFNSLNTDLLTVSMVIIGLATVVAWRIGHTFDVLSLGRETAINLGVPYKRTVLIILLLVTLLVSVSTALVGPVTFFGLLVANLGYLMMGTSKHRYVLPATIMLGVICLLGGQLILERVFNFTTAISVIIEFAGGLVFIILILRGAAR comes from the coding sequence ATGGCGCGCCGCCGCATAGCGCCCGAATACATTCTTGCCGGTCTCGCAGTCCTGACGGTGATCACCATCGTGTTGTTCATGACCGTCGGGGCGCGTGGAAGCTGGGGGTTCGTTCTCAGTTTCAGGGGCACCAAGGTACTCACAATGGTGCTGGTCGCCTACGCGATCGGGCTTTCCACGGTCATGTTCCAGACCGTGATGCAGAACCGCATCCTCACCCCATCGATCATGGGATTCGATTCCCTTTACGTGCTCATCCAGACCGCAACGGTCTTTCTGTTCGGCGGGCTCGCCGCGGCGACGGTTCACCCCTACATCAAGTTCTCCATCGAACTGGGCGCCATGCTCGTGTTCTCGGGGCTGCTGTGTCTGTGGATGTTTTCCGGTCGCCACCGCAGCCTGCATCTGATGGTACTGGTGGGGATTGTCATCGGCACGCTGTTTCGCTCCATGTCCAATTTCATGGTGCGGATCATCGACCCCAATGAATTCGCCCGCATCCAGGACAGCCTGTTTGCCAGTTTCAATTCGCTCAACACCGATCTGCTTACGGTTTCCATGGTGATAATCGGGTTGGCGACCGTGGTCGCCTGGCGGATAGGGCATACATTCGACGTCCTCTCGCTCGGCAGGGAAACGGCGATAAATCTGGGCGTCCCCTACAAGCGGACGGTCCTGATCATTCTTCTGCTGGTGACGCTGCTTGTTTCGGTGTCCACGGCGCTGGTTGGGCCCGTGACGTTCTTCGGGCTGCTGGTGGCCAATCTCGGTTACCTGATGATGGGAACCTCCAAGCATCGCTACGTGCTGCCGGCGACCATCATGCTCGGCGTCATCTGTTTGCTGGGCGGGCAGTTGATTCTCGAGCGTGTCTTCAATTTCACCACCGCAATATCGGTGATCATCGAATTTGCCGGCGGCCTCGTCTTCATCATTCTCATTCTACGGGGAGCGGCGCGATGA
- a CDS encoding ABC transporter permease, whose product MTRLFLAAAFVLALAVVSLFIGVSNVSLATLMSGSEDGRALMILLVSRIPRTLALILSGMGLAIAGMIMQMLARNRFVEPSTAGTTESAGLGMLVVLLFFPNIPLIGKMLIASVFALAGTALFLRILREIPLRSVLLVPLVGIMLGGIISSITTFFAYRFELLQSLGNWQSGDFSTVLSGRYELLWIAAALTLIAWLAADRFTVAGMGEDFTTNLGLNHRNVMTLGLVIISLISATVVVTVGAIPFLGLIVPNLVSMMMGDNLRRSVPWIALFGAGFVLACDIVGRLVRYPYEIPVGVVVGIVGAVLFLYLLLRREARLG is encoded by the coding sequence GTGACACGCCTATTCCTCGCTGCAGCCTTCGTTCTGGCCCTCGCCGTCGTCAGCCTGTTCATCGGTGTCTCGAACGTCTCGCTCGCCACCCTGATGTCGGGAAGCGAGGATGGCCGGGCGCTGATGATCCTTCTCGTCAGCCGCATTCCGCGCACGCTGGCCCTCATCCTTTCTGGAATGGGGCTGGCCATTGCCGGCATGATCATGCAGATGCTGGCGCGAAACCGGTTTGTCGAGCCCTCGACCGCCGGCACCACAGAGTCGGCCGGATTGGGCATGCTGGTCGTCCTGCTGTTTTTTCCCAACATTCCGCTGATCGGCAAGATGCTCATCGCCTCGGTGTTCGCGCTGGCCGGGACGGCGCTGTTCCTGCGTATCCTGCGCGAAATTCCGCTGCGCTCGGTGCTGCTGGTTCCGCTTGTCGGCATCATGCTCGGCGGCATCATCTCCTCGATCACCACCTTTTTCGCCTATCGCTTCGAGCTGCTGCAATCGCTCGGCAACTGGCAGTCGGGAGATTTCTCGACTGTTCTGAGCGGACGCTATGAGCTGCTGTGGATTGCCGCCGCCCTGACGCTTATCGCCTGGCTCGCGGCAGACCGGTTTACGGTGGCAGGGATGGGGGAGGACTTTACGACCAATCTCGGCCTCAACCATCGCAACGTCATGACCCTGGGGCTCGTCATCATTTCGCTCATCAGTGCAACGGTGGTGGTGACGGTCGGGGCCATCCCCTTTTTGGGGCTGATCGTGCCCAATCTGGTCTCGATGATGATGGGTGACAATCTGCGACGCTCGGTTCCATGGATTGCGCTGTTCGGCGCGGGTTTCGTTCTGGCCTGCGACATCGTGGGGCGTCTCGTGCGCTACCCCTATGAGATACCGGTCGGTGTCGTCGTCGGCATCGTCGGGGCCGTGCTGTTCCTGTATCTTCTGTTGCGCCGGGAGGCCCGCCTTGGCTGA
- a CDS encoding siderophore ABC transporter substrate-binding protein, with product MIVHSSNHFRTATAALALAASLALTAGASAQEITAQHAQGETVLPGIPEKIFAYDLGTIDTLAAIGVEVDGVPDASFPDHLSQYRDALKIGSLFEPDYELVNAEQPDAIFVAGRSSAVYPQLSEIAPTLDLSVDWTDFPATIKQRSETLGEIFGKQAEVAELIAQVDANMAAVQETAPTVGNALFISVSGGRISAFGPGSRFGWIHDDLGVVPVIEDVEEATHGEAVSFEFLLETDPDWLFVLDRDAAVGAADGGQPAQQVLDNDLVHQMKAWQNDRVVYVNPVNFYIVNGGLYTLNQMVVEVGEAIGADVQ from the coding sequence GTGATCGTGCATTCTTCAAACCATTTCCGGACCGCCACCGCGGCCCTTGCCCTTGCGGCTTCGCTCGCCCTCACCGCTGGAGCGTCCGCGCAGGAAATCACGGCGCAACACGCCCAGGGCGAAACGGTACTGCCGGGCATTCCCGAAAAAATCTTTGCCTATGATCTTGGGACCATCGACACACTTGCCGCCATCGGCGTTGAAGTCGACGGCGTACCCGATGCCAGCTTTCCCGACCATCTGAGCCAGTATCGCGACGCGCTCAAGATCGGCTCGCTGTTCGAGCCTGATTACGAACTCGTCAATGCCGAACAGCCCGACGCGATCTTTGTCGCCGGCCGCTCCTCGGCGGTCTATCCCCAGCTTTCCGAAATCGCGCCCACCCTGGACCTGTCGGTCGACTGGACCGATTTCCCGGCCACAATCAAGCAGCGCTCCGAAACGCTCGGGGAAATCTTTGGCAAACAGGCCGAAGTGGCCGAACTGATCGCCCAGGTCGATGCCAATATGGCGGCCGTGCAGGAAACCGCGCCCACCGTCGGCAATGCGCTGTTCATCAGCGTCAGCGGCGGCCGCATTTCCGCGTTCGGACCGGGATCGCGCTTTGGCTGGATCCATGACGATCTTGGCGTCGTGCCGGTCATCGAGGACGTCGAAGAAGCCACCCATGGTGAGGCTGTCTCCTTCGAATTCCTGCTCGAAACCGATCCCGACTGGCTGTTCGTGCTCGACCGTGACGCCGCTGTCGGTGCCGCCGATGGGGGCCAGCCGGCCCAGCAGGTGCTCGACAACGATCTGGTCCATCAGATGAAGGCCTGGCAGAACGACCGGGTGGTCTATGTCAATCCGGTGAACTTCTACATCGTCAATGGCGGTCTCTATACGCTCAATCAGATGGTCGTCGAAGTCGGCGAAGCCATCGGCGCCGACGTCCAATAA
- a CDS encoding MerR family transcriptional regulator, giving the protein MDKSPDAFRTISEAADELDLPQHVLRFWETRFTQIKPLKRGGGRRYYRPDDVQLLKGIRHLLYDQGFTIKGVQRILKEQGARHVVAIGETGSIRPIAPQPHVEPAETADAVEFVEIEAGHTLAAPVDNGEQRGPKATGLSDTQRETLASALESLEQCRVLLDKART; this is encoded by the coding sequence TTGGACAAATCGCCAGACGCCTTCCGGACGATATCCGAAGCGGCAGACGAACTCGACCTACCTCAGCATGTGCTGCGTTTCTGGGAAACGCGGTTCACGCAGATCAAGCCACTCAAGCGTGGCGGTGGGCGGCGCTATTATCGCCCTGATGACGTTCAGCTGCTCAAGGGTATCCGCCACCTTCTCTACGACCAGGGTTTCACGATCAAGGGCGTCCAGCGCATCCTCAAGGAGCAGGGCGCCAGACATGTCGTGGCCATCGGCGAGACAGGGTCCATCCGTCCCATCGCACCCCAGCCTCATGTGGAGCCGGCCGAAACCGCCGACGCCGTCGAGTTCGTGGAAATCGAGGCCGGCCATACCCTGGCGGCACCGGTCGACAACGGAGAACAGCGAGGCCCCAAGGCGACAGGGTTATCCGACACGCAGCGCGAAACCCTTGCCTCGGCGCTTGAATCTCTTGAGCAATGCCGCGTTCTGCTCGACAAGGCGCGCACTTAA
- a CDS encoding integration host factor subunit alpha, whose translation MSGKTVTRADLAESVYQSVGLSRTESAELVERVLQIVSDALASGDNVKLSSFGSFQVRSKNERIGRNPKTGEEVPILPRQVLVFKPSNVLKSKINKSMVRSGK comes from the coding sequence ATGTCGGGAAAAACCGTGACTCGCGCCGATCTGGCCGAGTCAGTCTATCAGTCCGTCGGCTTGTCGCGCACCGAATCGGCGGAACTTGTAGAGCGCGTCCTTCAGATCGTCAGCGACGCTCTGGCATCGGGCGATAATGTGAAATTGTCGTCCTTTGGATCGTTTCAGGTCCGCTCGAAAAACGAGCGAATTGGCCGGAATCCCAAGACTGGCGAGGAGGTTCCGATCCTGCCCCGGCAGGTTCTTGTGTTCAAACCATCCAATGTCTTGAAATCCAAGATCAACAAATCTATGGTTCGATCTGGAAAATAA